The following nucleotide sequence is from Emys orbicularis isolate rEmyOrb1 chromosome 21, rEmyOrb1.hap1, whole genome shotgun sequence.
AACAGGGGCTTGAGGAAGTGCTCCGGGAACTCCACGTCCTGCCGGTGGTCCATCCACGTGTCCTTGGTCATCAGCCCGTTCTTGGAGTAGAAGGGCCAGAGGTCAACATGCAGGTGGTTGTGCTCGCTGTACTGCACACGGTAGAAGTCGCCCTCGATGGCCTTCTCCCAAACAAAGCCCTTCTCGTCCACGATGGAGCCAGACTCTACGTTCCTGAGGAGGTCGCAGTTGGGAATATCCTCCAGGTATATCCCTAGATCCACGTCATAATCCCATGGGATGATGTCCTGATGTCGGGCAGCTCCTAGTAGCGTCCCACCTTCCAGCCAGTACCGCACCCCGGAGGTCTCCAAGATGTTGATGACGTACTTTGCCGTCTCCCTCAGGGCCTGTAGACAGCAAGGCGGGGTCCAGCGGTTCTGGTAGAGATATTCCGGCGTATCATCATGGACGGTGCCGAAGCAACGCGGCGTCTCTTTGCTGCACCCAAACCATTGCTGCTTCCCATCCTCCAGGAGAACCCGCTTGATGCCGAAGTCTCGGAAGAGCTGCAGCCGACTGGCTTTGGCGCGGTTCTCTGCCTTCCATTGGTTGTGCGAGGAGCTGAGCAGAGGCTGGTGGGCTGAGGAGAAGGAGACGTCAAGGATTCGGACCGTCCAGCCCCGCAGCGATGTCTGGATGAAGAGGGAGGTCAGCAGGGGCTTGGCCAAGGGAGTGGAAAGGTTGAAGAGATCCTTTGTGCGTAGCAGAATCACGGCATCTCCCttcagagctgtgcagagcctgGTGGAAGGCGCTACGCTGTATTCGGCAGTCCACTTTCTAAGGCTGACCTTTAGGTTCAAGCACTggaggggagtgagggactgCACGGGCGCTGCCACCATTTGAACTCTGCCCTGGTTGGCTTTGAACTCTTCTAACATGCGATCCAGCTGCCTTGTGGAATCAACCTTGACCCCATCAGGCACCAGGGCCACATACTCCGTCTTCACGTACATATCAGGCCTGGACACATGGGCAGGCTGGTCAGGGGCTGGCTTGAGGATCACGAGCTGGACGTTGGGAGCATCCGGTAATACAAGCGGAGGGTACGGCAAGGTATCCGCTGCCACCATGACTGGTTGCTCCGGCTTCTGTTTCAGGAAGGACTGCACCACATCAGGGACGTAGTTCTCAAAGTCCTCGAACTCCCTGATGATGACGGTCACCCCGGGCCTCTGGGGGACAGGCAGCAGCCGGGAGCTAGGCTGGACGTGGTCTCTGTGTCTGTGCAACATCCGCTGCTGCAGCCTCGAGACGTAGTACAGTATCAGCAGATTGATGACAATGGCGAGCGCTAGGACCCCCTGACAGAACGTGATGCGCATCTTGCGAGGCAGCTGGGTCTGTTCACCTGGGGAACGATGTTACGTGGCTGTGGTCTCCGCACGAGGCAGCCAGCGATATTTGATTCCCCTGGAGGCTCTGGGCTCATCCATCCCAACACAGCTTACTTGCTGGTCACTCTGGAAAGAAATGCACATGGAGTGAGTGCCAGGGATGTTTGTGGCTAGGGAAAGCCTGCGTCCACTGCTCAGGGGCTGTCTCCCCAATCCTATAATTGGAGCGGGGGATACTAGACAGATATACTAGATGGAACAAAGGGTTTAAAATAAATGGTCCGATTAAAGACAGATGCTCCCCCCAGCTGACTGCCACAAGAAACACAGTCCCTGATTCTTCAGGTTCACCGAGGGGCATCTCTAAATTAAATCTCTCCACTGTCCCTCCCTGagacagcatggtctagtgggtagagaaGGGGCCAGGAACGCAGGACTCCTGTATTCTGTTCCCATCTCCGCCACTGAACCACTGTGCATCCTTAGACAAGTGACTGCCGCTCAGTGCCCATTTCCCCAGTCAGTAGCAGAACCTGTAGgactcctgcctcccagtccctcCCTCGATTCCA
It contains:
- the FKRP gene encoding ribitol 5-phosphate transferase FKRP, giving the protein MRITFCQGVLALAIVINLLILYYVSRLQQRMLHRHRDHVQPSSRLLPVPQRPGVTVIIREFEDFENYVPDVVQSFLKQKPEQPVMVAADTLPYPPLVLPDAPNVQLVILKPAPDQPAHVSRPDMYVKTEYVALVPDGVKVDSTRQLDRMLEEFKANQGRVQMVAAPVQSLTPLQCLNLKVSLRKWTAEYSVAPSTRLCTALKGDAVILLRTKDLFNLSTPLAKPLLTSLFIQTSLRGWTVRILDVSFSSAHQPLLSSSHNQWKAENRAKASRLQLFRDFGIKRVLLEDGKQQWFGCSKETPRCFGTVHDDTPEYLYQNRWTPPCCLQALRETAKYVINILETSGVRYWLEGGTLLGAARHQDIIPWDYDVDLGIYLEDIPNCDLLRNVESGSIVDEKGFVWEKAIEGDFYRVQYSEHNHLHVDLWPFYSKNGLMTKDTWMDHRQDVEFPEHFLKPLLPLPFAGFTVLAPNNYRSFLELKFGAGVIENPEYPNPARKKLDKGK